One part of the Oncorhynchus clarkii lewisi isolate Uvic-CL-2024 chromosome 7, UVic_Ocla_1.0, whole genome shotgun sequence genome encodes these proteins:
- the LOC139413689 gene encoding green-sensitive opsin-like encodes MQNGTEGNNFYIPMSNRTGLVRSPFEYPQYYLADPWQFYLLAVYMFFLICFGFPINGLTLYVTATNKKLQQPLNFILVNLAAAGMIMVMFGFTITFITAINGYFVFGPMGCAIEGFMATLGGQVALWSLVVLAIERYIVVCKPMGSFTFTTTHAGAGCAFTWVMAMACAAPPLVGWSRYIPEGMQCSCGPDYYTLAEGFNNESYVIYMFTCHFCVPVVTIFFTYGSLVLTVKAAAASQQDSASTQKAEKEVTRMCFLMVCGFLIAWTPYASFAAWIFFNKGAAFTATAMAIPAFFSKSSAIFNPVIYVLMNKQFRSCMLAAVGISSGAEDETSVSASKTEVSSVGPA; translated from the exons ATGCAGAACGGCACTGAAGGAAACAACTTCTACATCCCCATGTCCAACAGGACTGGACTTGTAAGAAGTCCCTTTGAATACCCTCAGTACTACTTGGCGGATCCATGGCAATTCTATCTGCTTGCTGTCTACATGTTTTTCCTGATCTGTTTTGGATTCCCCATCAACGGTCTGACCTTGTACGTCACAGCGACAAACAAGAAGCTCCAGCAACCCCTCAACTTCATTCTGGTCAACTTGGCTGCAGCTGGAATGATCATGGTAATGTTTGGATTCACCATCACCTTCATTACCGCCATCAATGGCTACTTCGTCTTTGGACCTATGGGCTGTGCCATCGAAGGTTTCATGGCTACACTTGGAG GTCAGGTTGCTCTGTGGTCTCTGGTGGTGCTGGCCATTGAGAGATACATTGTCGTCTGCAAGCCCATGGGCAGCTTCACATTCACTACCACCCACGCTGGTGCCGGATGTGCATTCACCTGGGTCATGGCAATGGCCTGTGCTGCCCCCCCATTGGTTGGCTGGTCTAG ATATATCCCAGAGGGCATGCAGTGCTCATGTGGACCAGATTACTACACCTTGGCCGAAGGCTTCAACAATGAATCATATGTGATCTACATGTTCACCTGCCACTTCTGTGTTCCTGTCGTCACCATCTTCTTCACGTACGGAAGCCTTGTCCTCACAGTCAAGGCG GCTGCAGCTTCCCAGCAGGACTCAGCATCTACCCAGAAAGCTGAGAAGGAAGTGACACGTATGTGCTTCCTGATGGTTTGTGGTTTTCTGATTGCCTGGACCCCCTATGCCAGCTTTGCTGCCTGGATTTTCTTCAACAAAGGAGCTGCCTTTACAGCCACAGCCATGGCTATTCCAGCCTTCTTCTCAAAGAGCTCAGCCATCTTCAACCCAGTCATCTATGTGTTGATGAACAAACAG ttccgTAGCTGCATGTTGGCTGCTGTAGGAATTAGTTCAGGAGCTGAAGATGAGACCTCTGTTTCAGCAAGCaagacagaagtgtcctctgtGGGCCCTGCATAA